Proteins from a single region of Temnothorax longispinosus isolate EJ_2023e unplaced genomic scaffold, Tlon_JGU_v1 HiC_scaffold_20, whole genome shotgun sequence:
- the LOC139823877 gene encoding uncharacterized protein, with protein FEFLLHLSYKLGILKWQARSKEEKESVERRKRIIQAAFKTELDLNVNNPKAGSGTSNDGNTARCFFEKYQKSAQITRIDQDIIHRFYIILQAISCGHINLDNFRQYAVELAKKIVKSFDWYYMPTLVHKLLIHGPEIIQHSVLPIGQMSEDAQEACNKFFGIYRLHFARKNYRQKTLEDVKRFLVASDPYISSCRKLPVKPLKSLSTETINLLSPLSVNIQEEYEQEMIESSLTSESGTDVEAYDSYDNENFVL; from the coding sequence tttgaatttttattacatttgtccTACAAATTGGGAATCCTAAAATGGCAGGCTCgttcaaaagaagaaaaagaatcggtcgaaagaaggaaaagaattaTACAAGCAGCTTTTAAAACAGAATTGGACTTAAATGTTAACAACCCGAAAGCCGGCAGTGGAACTTCTAACGATGGAAACACTGCTCGatgtttttttgaaaaatatcaaaaatctGCACAAATAACTAGAATTGATCAAGATATTATACatcgattttatattatattgcaagCTATTTCATGTGGTCATATTAATTTGGACAATTTTCGGCAGTATGCCGTGGAATTAGctaaaaaaatcgtaaaatcaTTTGATTGGTATTACATGCCTACTTTAGTtcataaacttttaattcatGGCCCAGAAATAATACAACATTCAGTGTTACCTATCGGTCAAATGTCCGAAGATGCGCAGGAGGcctgcaataaattttttggaatCTATCGCCTGCattttgcaagaaaaaattatcgtcAAAAAACGTTGGAGGatgttaaaagatttttagTTGCATCTGATCCGTACATTTCCAGTTGCCGAAAGTTGCCTGTTAAACCGCTCAAATCTTTGTCCACAgaaactattaatttattatcaccTCTATCTGTAAATATTCAAGAAGAATATGAACAAGAAATGATTGAAAGTAGCTTGACCTCTGAGTCAGGTACAGACGTAGAGGCTTACGACTCTTACGACAATGAAAACTTTgtcttgtaa
- the LOC139823866 gene encoding uncharacterized protein — translation MSAIKCGSQSQTLYEVVEGAGGVPIFDPEMSKVLLRDKITGKIDFVSLTENIIETCLQPYGYEIMLPEKDIDVAITSSSRDDNKSEVTHTNLSDAANSSRCTTFTSNLQLEKTDENTKPRVLEESNGRTPDKGMKSLWTDKSRAMLLYLYKKYKDDFNSNCLKKDDIWAKIACDMKHEGYNFVAAQCKEKMKYMKKKYFKKIDNMGPKSTGAVPVKCENFEELDELFGNKPNVTPVAIASSSRDDNKSEVTQINLSDAEDNKKKGEKKRMQ, via the exons ATGTCGGCGATAAAATGTGGATCACAATCCCAAACTTTGTACGAAGTTGTAGAAGGCGCCGGTGGAGTTCCAATTTTTGATCCAGAGATGTCAAAAGTATTATTACGCGACAAAATAA CAggtaaaattgattttgtcTCTTTGACTGAGAACATCATTGAAACTTGTCTGCAACCGTATGGATATGAAATTATGTTACCCGAAAAAGATATTGATGTCGCGATAACAAGTTCATCACGAGATGACAATAAGTCCGAAG TCACACATACAAATCTCAGTGATGCAGCCAATTCGTCTCGCTGTACGACATTCACTtctaacttacaattagagaaAACTGATGAGAATACGAAACCGAGAGTCTTAGAAGAAAGTAATGGAAGAACTCCGGATAAAGGAATGAAAAGCTTGTGGACGGATAAAAGTAGAGCAATGCTCCTATACTTGTACAAGAAATACAAAGATGATTTTAATTCCAATTGCTTAAAAAAGGACGATATCTGGGCTAAAATTGCCTGCGATATGAAACACGAAGGCTATAATTTCGTCGCAGCACAatgcaaagaaaaaatgaaatatatgaagaaaaaatactttaaaaaaatagacaatATGGGTCCCAAAAGTACTGGTGCAGTACCAGTAAAATGTGAAAACTTCGAGGAACTTGACGAACTGTTTGGAAATAAGCCCAATGTTACTCCTGTTGCTATAGCAAGCTCATCACGAGATGACAATAAATCCGAAG TCACACAGATAAATCTTAGTGATGcggaagataataaaaaaaagggcgAAAAAAAGCGAATGCAATGA
- the LOC139823857 gene encoding proteasome subunit beta type-4-like, protein MKVNDNIILGTSGDYADFQCIKSYVERKILEEQCLDDGFSLKPKALHCWLTRVMYNRRSNFDPFLNNFIIAGLENGEPFLRTVDKLGTAYNDPVIATEYGAYMATPILRKAYEDNNQMNKEEAIELLYKVMQVLFYRDARSFPKYHLGIVTKEKGVEIQGPLTLDSFWGSAAL, encoded by the exons ATGAAAGTTAATGATAACATCATCCTTGGTACGTCTGGAGATTATGCAGATTTTCAGTGCATCAAGAGCTATGTGGAAAGAAAGAT TCTTGAGGAGCAATGCTTGGATGATGGATTTAGTTTAAAGCCAAAGGCATTGCATTGCTGGCTAACGCGTGTCATGTATAACAGACGATCAAATTTCGATCCgtttttgaacaattttattattgctggTTTGGAAAATGGAGAACC atttttaagaACTGTGGATAAGCTTGGGACAGCTTACAACGATCCTGTTATTGCGACTGAATATGGTGCTTACATGGCAACGCCTATATTGAGAAAAGCTTACGAGGATAATAACCAAATGAATAAGGAGGAAGCTATCGAACTTCTGTACAAAGTAATGCAAGTTCTTTTCTACAGAGACGCAAGATCTTTCCCAAAG TATCATCTTGGCATTGtcacaaaagaaaaaggagtCGAAATACAAGGACCTCTAACTTTAGACAGTTTTTGGGGATCTGCtgctttgtaa
- the LOC139823881 gene encoding uncharacterized protein: MTYNTTSNDVTTAFGSAIIELREQPVALDSANNVSPNAPYIYFPYSPPDCCHCGSPAASSGHASRICNARHPPMTHAAARLGCDRTEVASLPPDLGSPLDQAIRTSSGLQLCTADCVSVDLRWTAPGSPRTDVGSPTALALVASDQLLQSIMLDSSSSESDEEFDLASCEMRLRVRGCRKTPARCQGYISDTIPRMTNKAFREHFRMTPNIFENLETRLGPALFITNDTGRPMIPVRNQLLSVLWLLATPDSYKSVADRFGMGKSSLSNCFMRVIKALNDIAGDIIVWPTGDNLLTVKNKFKENGGLPDVIGAIDGTDIEVIGPKENGQFYINRKKRFSITLQAVCNSQLSFTDCFAGFAGSVGDIRVFRNSDLWHAVRENKRAFFPDQEYIIGDKAYPVLTWCIPPFRNFGNLTRAQQKFNQALSKMRQVIERAFALLKGRWRRLKYLDMNRDDVIPFTIIACCVLHNICLDGVHDIIEDFIVEGYDDAPNNEIFEEVIANDAEGEIKRNYLVTLVP, from the exons ATGACGTATAACACTACCAGTAATGACGTCACGACAGCGTTTGGTAGCGCTATCATAGAGCTCCGCGAACAGCCAGTAGCGCTAGATAGCGCTAATAACGTCTCCCCGAACGCACCCTACATCTACTTCCCGTATTCCCCGCCTGATTGCTGCCACTGCGGCTCCCCGGCTGCCTCCTCCGGTCACGCCTCCCGTATCTGCAATGCGCGCCACCCGCCAATGACGCATGCGGCTGCAaggttaggttgtgaccgTACGGAG gttGCCTCTTTGCCGCCGGATCTAGGATCGCCGCTGGACCAAGCAATTCGGACCTCCTCTGGACTGCAGCTGTGCACCGCTGACTGTGTCTCCGTGGACCTTCGCTGGACCGCTCCAGGATCTCCCCGAACGGATGTGGGATCGCCAACAG CACTGGCTTTAGTCGCTTCCGACCAATTATTACAAAGTATTATGTTGGACAGCAGTAGTAGTGAAAGTGATGAGGAATTTGATTTGGCATCATGTGAAATGCGATTGAGAGTGCGAGGTTGTAGAAAGACACCAGCACGGTGTCAAGGTTATATATCGGATACGATTCCAAGAATGACCAATAAAGCATTTCGCGAGCATTTTCGGATGACTCCGAACATTTTTGAGAATCTCGAAACGCGTTTGGGCCCGgcgttatttattacaaatgatACAGGCCGACCTATGATACCTGTAAGAAACCAACTATTGTCGGTTTTGTGGCTGCTTGCTACTCCAGATTCGTACAA ATCTGTAGCCGACCGCTTTGGTATGGGCAAGTCATCGTTGAGTAACTGCTTCATGCGTGTTATCAAAGCTCTCAACGATATTGCTGGTGATATAATTGTTTGGCCAACAGGTGACAACCTTTTgactgtaaaaaataaatttaaagaaaatggtGGTTTACCTGATGTCATCGGTGCAATCGATGGTACTGATATTGAAGTAATAGGTCCTAAG GAAAATGGTCAATTCTACATCAACAGAAAAAAGCGGTTCAGCATCACTCTTCAAGCTGTTTGTAATTCTCAGCTTAGCTTTACAGACTGCTTTGCTGGTTTTGCAGGCTCTGTTGGTGATATACGAGTCTTCAGAAACTCTGATTTATGGCATGCAGTTCGAGAAAATAAACGGGCCTTTTTCCCTGatcaagaatatattattggGGACAAAGCATATCCAGTCTTAACATGGTGCATTCCGCCTTTCCGTAACTTTGGAAACTTGACACGAGCACagcaaaaattcaatcaaGCTCTCTCTAAAATGAGACAAGTGATTGAACGAGCTTTTGCTCTGCTAAAGGGAAGATGGAGGCGGTTAAAATACCTAGATATGAATAGAGATGATGTGATTCCGTTTACCATAATAGCATGTTGTGTGCTTCACAATATATGTCTCGACGGTGTACATGATATCATTGAAGACTTTATTGTTGAAGGATATGATGACGCCcctaataatgaaatttttgagGAAGTTATAGCAAACGATGCAGAGGGTGAAATAAAGCGTAATTACTTAGTTACACTTGTaccttaa